The Cytobacillus firmus genome segment AAAGCCATCAGAAAAAATGTATTGGCTAAATGTTACGGCGGAGACATTTCCCGTAAGCGTAAATTATTGGAGAAGCAGAAAGAAGGTAAAAAGCGGATGAAGCAGGTTGGTTCTGTTGAAGTTCCGCAGGAAGCTTTCATGGCCGTTTTGAAGATGGACGATAATACCCCTAAAAAGTAAAATATTTGATTTGTTTTAAGAGGTTAGATATGCTGTCATAATAATAACAGCACTAGCCTCTTTTTATTTAGGAAACTGCTGTATATGAATGTTGATTGAATGATGAAAGTAGTGAAATAAATGATTAAAGCAGCTTATATACACATCCCCTTTTGTGAACATATCTGCCATTACTGTGATTTTAATAAAGTGTATTTGAAGAACCAGCCGGTTGGAGAATATCTTGACTCTCTTGATAAAGAGATGGATCTTGTTTTGAAAGAAACACCGGCAGCGCGCCTGGACTCTATCTTTGTAGGGGGCGGGACACCCACTGCGCTGAACGGGAAACAGCTTGAACAGCTTTGCAGCACAATTAAACGCCAGCTGCCCTATGACTCTTTCACAGAATATACATTTGAAGCTAATCCGGGAGATCTCTCTAAGGAAAAGCTTCAAATATTGCATGATGCCGGAGTCAACAGGCTCAGCTTTGGTGTCCAGACCTTCAACGATGAACTCTTAAAAAGAATTGGGAGGTCACACCGGGCAAAAGATGTTTTTCAGTCAATTGCAGCTGCTAAACAAGTAGGTTTCGATAACATCAGCATCGATCTGATATACAGTCTTCCCGGTCAAACACTTCAGGACTTTAAAGATACACTTGAAACATCATTTACCTTGGATATTGATCATTATTCAGGCTATTCTTTGATCATTGAGCCCAAGACGGTATTCTATAATTTGATGAGAAGAGGGAAACTGCCGACACCCGGAGAAGATGTGGAAGCTGAAATGTATGACTTATTAATAGAGCAAATGGACAAACATGGATTTGCCCAATATGAAATCAGCAATTTTGCCAAGCCTGGCTATGAGAGCAAGCATAATATCACTTATTGGGATAATGAATGGTACTTCGGCTTTGGGGCAGGTGCGCATGGCTATGTTAATGGGCTTCGTCGTTCAAACCACGGACCTCTGAAAAAATATATGGAGCCAATTGAAAAGGGCCAGCTTCCGATCCTTGAAGAACATAGGGTGCCTCTGGAAGAACAGATGGAAGAGGAAATGTTCCTTGGACTGAGAAAAACTGAAGGTGTCTCAATTAGTCGTTTTAAAGAGAAATTTGGCAAAAACCCGCTGGAGCATTTTGAAGTTCAGATAAAACAGCACACCGATAAAAAATTAATTATTGCCGGGGAAGAGCATATTAAATTGACAAGACGAGGACGATTTCTTGGAAATGAAGTATTTCAGTCCTTTATAGGGTAATCTGCCTGAGGATTGCTTCAGGAAAAAAGGAAGCCAAATTATTGACACTGCACGTATGATTTGATAATTTATTAGTAGAATTAGCACTCGGGGACAAAGAGTGCTAACAGAGGTGATAACTGTGTTAACTGATCGTCAATTATTAATTTTTCAAGTAATTGTTGATGATTTTATTCATACTGCACAGCCTGTAGGGTCGAGAACTCTGTCGAAAAAAGAAGAAATTTCTTTTAGTTCCGCAACGATCAGAAATGAGATGGCTGATTTAGAGGAACTTGGGTTTATTGAGAAAACACACACCTCATCGGGGAGGATTCCATCTGAAAAAGGGTACCGCTACTATGTGGATCACCTTTTATCCCCGCAAAAATTAAATCAGCATGATATCCACAAAGTACAATCGATCTTTGCTGAAAGAATTTATGAGCTGGAGAAAATTGTTCAAAAATCGGCAAAAATTCTATCTGAGCTGACTAATTATACATCCATAGTCCTTGGGCCAGCAGTAAGGGATAACAAACTGAAGAGAATTCAGATTGTTCCTTTGAATAAAGAAACAGCGATAGCAATTATTATCACAGATACAGGCCATGTGGAAAACAGAATGTTCCACTTGCCGGAAAATATTGATGCAGGTGATTTGGAAAAGGTCGTGAATATCCTTAATGACCGTCTTGCCGGTGCGCCATTGGAAAGTCTGAACAATAAGTTATATAAAGAGGTTGCCGTGCTTTTAAGGCATCATATCAATAATTATGATGTAATGCTGAATTCAATTGCCGATACAATAAAGATACCGGCCTATGATAAGCTTTTCTTTGGCGGTAAAACAAATATGCTCAGCCAGCCGGAGTTTCATGATATTGAAAAGGTTAAAAACCTTATGAATATGATTGAGCAGGAAAAAGGCATATATGATTTACTCAGTAAAAACAAGTCAGGGATCAATATCAAAATCGGCCGGGAAAATAATAATTTAGCAATGGAAAACTGCAGTCTGATAACAGCAAGCTATTCAATCGGCACCGAACAGCTCGGCACAATTGCCATTCTGGGCCCTACCAGAATGGAGTATTCAAGAGTCATCAGCTTATTGAACTATATCAGTGCAGACTTATCATCTGTTTTATCCAAGTTGTATCAAAACAGATGATGGTGGAGATATTGATTAAGGGTGGAAAAACCTTTCCACTCCTTTCCTTATGTTTTTTATTTTATAATCCAGCTATTCTTTAAGGGAGGTGAACATGTTGGCAGAAGAGAAAGAGACATTGAGCCATGAATTAAATGAACAAACCAACGAACCTGAAGGAACTGAAAATGAGGCTCCTATTGAAGAGGTATTTGCAGAGTCTCATGAAGCAGAAGCAGATCCTGATGAGGGAACTGATTCAGACCTTACAGCAGCAAATGTAAAAATAGCTGAATTGGAAGGTAAGCTGGAAGAGGCTGAAAATCGCATCTACCGTCTTCAGGCTGATTTTGAAAATTCACGGCGCCGTGCAAGGCTGGACCTTGAAGCGTCTGAAAAATATAGAGCACAAAGCTTAATCTCTGATTTGCTGCCTGCGCTAGACAATTTTGAAAGAGCACTTCAAATGGAAGCTGGAAATGAACAGGCTAAATCTATTCTACAAGGAATGGAAATGGTTTATCGAAGCTTAGTGGAGGCTATTAAAAAAGAAGGCGCAGAACAGATTGAGGCAGTTGGGAAAGAATTCGACCCTCATATGCACCAGGCTGTTATGCAGGTAGAAGATGAGAATTTTGATTCCAATACCGTGGTCGAGGAATTCCAAAAAGGCTACAAGCTAAAGGATCGGATCATTCGTCCATCAATGGTTAAAGTAAATCAATAACTACATATTTGGGGAGGCAAAGAACATGAGCAAAATTATCGGAATCGATTTAGGTACAACAAACTCATGTGTCGCTGTACTTGAAGGCGGCGAACCGAAAGTAATTCCAAATCCGGAAGGCAACCGTACAACACCATCAGTTGTAGCGTTTAAGAACGGCGAGCGTCAGGTTGGTGAGGTGGCAAAGCGCCAGTCTATTACAAACCCGAACACGATCATGTCCGTTAAACGCCATATGGGTACAGATCATAAAACAGAGGTTGAAGGAAAGGAATTTTCTCCACAAGAGGTTTCTGCTATTATTCTTCAATATTTGAAATCTTATGCAGAAGACTATCTTGGCGAGAAGGTTACTAAAGCGGTAATCACAGTTCCAGCATATTTCAACGATGCTGAGCGTCAGGCAACAAAGGATGCAGGCCGAATTGCCGGCTTGGAAGTTGAACGAATCATCAACGAACCGACTGCCGCAGCGTTGGCATATGGACTGGATAAAATGGATGAAGACCAGACAATTCTTGTTTATGACCTTGGCGGCGGTACTTTTGACGTCTCTATCCTTGAACTTGGCGATGGTGTATTCGAAGTAAAATCCACTGCCGGGGATAAC includes the following:
- the hemW gene encoding radical SAM family heme chaperone HemW, whose protein sequence is MIKAAYIHIPFCEHICHYCDFNKVYLKNQPVGEYLDSLDKEMDLVLKETPAARLDSIFVGGGTPTALNGKQLEQLCSTIKRQLPYDSFTEYTFEANPGDLSKEKLQILHDAGVNRLSFGVQTFNDELLKRIGRSHRAKDVFQSIAAAKQVGFDNISIDLIYSLPGQTLQDFKDTLETSFTLDIDHYSGYSLIIEPKTVFYNLMRRGKLPTPGEDVEAEMYDLLIEQMDKHGFAQYEISNFAKPGYESKHNITYWDNEWYFGFGAGAHGYVNGLRRSNHGPLKKYMEPIEKGQLPILEEHRVPLEEQMEEEMFLGLRKTEGVSISRFKEKFGKNPLEHFEVQIKQHTDKKLIIAGEEHIKLTRRGRFLGNEVFQSFIG
- the grpE gene encoding nucleotide exchange factor GrpE gives rise to the protein MLAEEKETLSHELNEQTNEPEGTENEAPIEEVFAESHEAEADPDEGTDSDLTAANVKIAELEGKLEEAENRIYRLQADFENSRRRARLDLEASEKYRAQSLISDLLPALDNFERALQMEAGNEQAKSILQGMEMVYRSLVEAIKKEGAEQIEAVGKEFDPHMHQAVMQVEDENFDSNTVVEEFQKGYKLKDRIIRPSMVKVNQ
- the hrcA gene encoding heat-inducible transcriptional repressor HrcA is translated as MLTDRQLLIFQVIVDDFIHTAQPVGSRTLSKKEEISFSSATIRNEMADLEELGFIEKTHTSSGRIPSEKGYRYYVDHLLSPQKLNQHDIHKVQSIFAERIYELEKIVQKSAKILSELTNYTSIVLGPAVRDNKLKRIQIVPLNKETAIAIIITDTGHVENRMFHLPENIDAGDLEKVVNILNDRLAGAPLESLNNKLYKEVAVLLRHHINNYDVMLNSIADTIKIPAYDKLFFGGKTNMLSQPEFHDIEKVKNLMNMIEQEKGIYDLLSKNKSGINIKIGRENNNLAMENCSLITASYSIGTEQLGTIAILGPTRMEYSRVISLLNYISADLSSVLSKLYQNR